One Punica granatum isolate Tunisia-2019 chromosome 3, ASM765513v2, whole genome shotgun sequence genomic window carries:
- the LOC116198914 gene encoding U-box domain-containing protein 21-like, with translation MISSWRRRRATRRARKEQLVGCEEAGETELTIPSHFRCPISLDLMKDPVTLSTGITYDRESIETWIDAGNRTCPITNQALRSLEPIPNHAIRRMVQDWCVENRSFGIERIPTPRIPASPMDVLEILKNIASASERGDRDGCIESVAKMKALVREGERNKRCFATHGAGTALSSAFEEFSNTSSLDENIIVLFEEMLSVFPSMFPLNSEARSHLGSPASLHCMILLLKSGDLTARRNSVLVLKEIVSSDSRNKAEEVAEIDGAPEALYKLIKEPICPTATKAALVVIYRMTSLNPTNEKIITRLVEMGLVNLLIETLVDADRSVCEKALGVLDGICNIELGRVTTYDHSLTVAALVKKLLRVSELATEFSVSVLWKLARRNDQPDDGALVEALQVGAFQKLLLLLQVGCGERTKEKATELLKLLNLHRERSECIDSSDFKDLKRPF, from the coding sequence ATGATTTCCTCATGGAGGCGACGAAGAGCAACCCGCCGCGCACGGAAGGAACAGCTAGTGGGTTGTGAAGAGGCAGGTGAAACCGAGCTTACCATCCCGAGTCATTTCCGGTGCCCCATCTCGCTGGATCTGATGAAAGATCCCGTCACGCTGTCAACAGGGATCACCTATGACAGGGAAAGCATCGAAACATGGATAGACGCTGGCAACCGGACGTGCCCCATCACCAACCAGGCTCTGAGGAGCCTCGAGCCCATCCCGAACCATGCCATCAGGAGGATGGTTCAGGACTGGTGTGTGGAGAACCGTTCATTTGGCATCGAGAGGATCCCCACCCCAAGGATCCCCGCAAGCCCTATGGACGTGCTGGAGATTCTTAAGAATATCGCATCAGCGAGTGAGCGGGGAGACCGAGACGGGTGCATTGAGTCAGTGGCAAAGATGAAAGCTCTGGTCAGAGAAGGTGAGAGAAACAAGCGGTGCTTCGCAACCCACGGGGCAGGGACTGCCTTGTCGTCAGCCTTCGAGGAATTCTCGAACACATCATCACTCGATGAAAACATTATTGTCCTTTTCGAGGAAATGCTCTCGGTCTTCCCGTCCATGTTCCCTCTCAATAGTGAGGCCAGGTCCCATCTTGGGTCGCCGGCATCGCTGCATTGCATGATCTTGCTGCTGAAGTCGGGCGACTTGACAGCAAGAAGGAACTCGGTCTTGGTCCTCAAGGAGATTGTCTCTTCAGATAGTAGAAATAAGGCTGAAGAGGTAGCGGAGATCGACGGGGCTCCAGAGGCCCTCTACAAGCTGATCAAAGAGCCCATTTGCCCAACAGCCACCAAAGCTGCACTAGTtgttatttaccgcatgaccTCATTGAATCCTACCAATGAAAAAATCATCACAAGGCTCGTCGAGATGGGCCTGGTCAACCTGCTAATAGAAACACTAGTTGACGCTGATCGTAGCGTGTGTGAGAAGGCTCTGGGTGTCCTCGACGGGATTTGCAACATTGAGTTGGGAAGAGTCACTACCTATGATCATTCGCTGACGGTCGCGGCTCTGGTGAAGAAACTCTTACGGGTCTCTGAACTGGCGACCGAGTTCTCAGTCTCTGTGCTTTGGAAGCTGGCCCGTAGGAATGACCAGCCAGACGACGGTGCTTTGGTGGAAGCGCTTCAAGTGGGGGCATTCCAGAAGCTGCTTCTGCTTTTGCAGGTCGGGTGCGGCGAGAGGACGAAGGAGAAGGCGACGGAGCTTTTGAAGCTGTTGAATCTCCACAGGGAGAGGTCGGAGTGCATCGACTCCTCGGACTTCAAAGATTTGAAAAGGCCATTCTAA